Proteins from a single region of Clupea harengus chromosome 5, Ch_v2.0.2, whole genome shotgun sequence:
- the LOC105909820 gene encoding fucolectin-like yields MSKSKYCVDSVFYSAKYANRAGVISSIPAGRFHNTTFRDNKVGRYVNILLPGSGRLLTLCEVEVYGYLESDKHVALRGVATQSSLFGHGFALNAIDGNREANYHHGSCTHTAKQISPWWRLDLLQNHEVFSVTITNRGDQSPERLNGAEIRIGTRLDNDGIGEKRCAVISSIPPGASRSFVCNGMIGRYVIVVIPRRADYLALCEVEVFGSPLY; encoded by the exons ATGTCTAAATCTAAATACTGTGTTGATTCTGTTTTCTATTCTGCTAAATATGCAAACAGGGCTGGAGTGATATCCTCTATCCCAGCTGGACGCTTCCATAACACCACATTCAGAGATAACAAAGTGGGCCGCTATGTTAATATTTTGCTGCCCGGGTCCGGCAGGCTTTTGACACTTTGTGAAGTGGAGGTGTATGGCTACCTAGAATCAGATA AGCATGTGGCTTTGAGGGGGGTGGCTACACAGTCAAGCCTTTTTGGGCATGGATTTGCCTTAAATGCCATTGATGGGAATCGTGAAGCCAATTACCACCACGGCTCCTGTACTCACACAGCCAAACAAATCAGCCCCTGGTGGAGACTGGATCTGCTACAAAACCATGAGGTGTTCTCTGTGACCATCACCAACAGAGGGGACCAGTCCCCTGAGCGGCTGAATGGAGCAGAAATCCGAATTGGAACTCGCTTAGACAACGATGGCATTGGTGAGAAAAG GTGTGCTGTGATTTCCTCTATTCCACCTGGGGCTTCCCGGTCCTTTGTGTGTAATGGGATGATCGGTCGCTATGTTATCGTGGTGATTCCTAGACGTGCAGACTATCTTGCACTCTGTGAGGTGGAGGTATTTGGATCACCGCTTTACTAA